A segment of the Rhizobium sp. ZPR4 genome:
AAAGCTCCGCGCATAGAGCCTGTCCGACAAAACCCGTCGCACCCGTCACCAGGATCATGCCTACGCTGCCTCCGCTTTTGCGCACCATTATTAGCTGAGACATGCTTTGCACAGGATATTCGCTCGGAACAAGGGCGGGGAATCTTGCCGTGGATGGTTGTGCTTAAAATCGCGATATGAGATGCACAGGGCAATGACGACCTTCATTACCCTTACAACACAGGGCGATGCAACGATAAGAGATGATGCTTTATACGATCGCCAAGCGCCTTTTCGATTTTCTCGCCGCTTTTGCGGCGGCCATCGTCTTTTTCATTCCGATCCTGATCGTCGCACTCGCAGTACGGCTGACGTCGCGCGGCCCGATCCTCTATTGGTCGGATCGCGTCGGCCGCAAAAACAAGATCTTCCGCATGCCGAAATTTCGCAGCATGCGCACCGACACGCCTGCGGTCGCAACCCATCTGCTGAAGGACCCCAAGATTTATCTGACGCCCATTGGCTCCTTCCTGCGCAAATCCAGCCTCGACGAACTGCCGCAGCTCTGGTGCATCCTCAAAGGAGAGATGAGCATCGTCGGCCCGCGCCCTGCCCTTTTCAATCAGCACGACCTCATAGCCCTGCGCACCGAGCGCGGCGTCGACGCTTTGCTGCCGGGCTTGACCGGCTGGGCGCAGGTCAACGGCCGCGACGAACTGCCGATCCCCGAGAAGGTGGCCCTGGACGAAGACTATCTGCGCCGGCGCTCCTTTCTTTTCGATCTCAAGGTGATTTTCCTGACAGCCTTGAAAGTGGTCCGGCGCGACGGAGTTGCCCATTAACAAGCATCCGGCGAAATCGACATCATTGATGCACCGGCATCGGAAAATGCCGCATTCCTGCCCCTTTGCAACCATAGGGGCGGTCATGGGGGCGAGAAATGCCGGATGATGAACCGACTCTAGACGAAGGCGGACCACATTGGACGACTCGCGCATGAACAAACCGCATGCTGATCTCGCAGCTGAGCCGATCGGCGTCACAAAGGCCTCAAGCAGCATGGCAAAGCCGGTCGCCATCATCGGTGGCCTGCTCTGGCTACTCGTCGCCTCCCCGACCGTGGTCGAAAGCGATGCCTATCGCTATGCCACCGCGCTTCTCTCTCTGATCGCCCTCTATTATTATATCAAGGCACCGATACGGCCGCGCACGGACTGGATCGGCTGGCTGTGCATGGGCTGGGCCTTCTATGTCATGGCCCGGTTCTTCATCACCTTCTGGCTGACGCCGCAGCACGATATCGGCGCCTCGGACTGGCTATATGCCTTCCCCTTCTTCTTCCCCATCATGGGCGTCGCTTTCCTGCTTTATGAAGAGCTGATGGAGAAGATCGTCGCGGCCTATTTTGCCGTGGTCCTCATCATGCTTGTGGCAACACAGCATCTGTGTGAGGTCTTTGCCGGCGAGACCATCCGCCCGCTGATCATGAACAATCAGATCCATGGCGCCGTCGCCTGCGGCATGATCGTGATCTTCACCCTGTTCTGGCTATTGCACTACCTGACGGACAAATCGAGCGATCGCCGGATCGCGCGCTTCGCCTATATCGTCTCGCCCTTCATCTTCGCGCTCTGTTTCATCGCCATCTACGGCGCCAAATCGAAAGGCGTCTGGCTGGCGCTCGGCATCACCCTGCCGCTGCTGGCTCTGATTACGCTGACCTATCTGCGCCTGAAGAGCGGCGTCATCGCCATCATTGCCGTTGCGGCCCTTTTGATCGCCGGCATCTATGGTGTCAGGCACAATCTCGACAAGACGGCAGGACCGACCGTATCGGCGGCCATTTCCATGGTGGAGAATGTAGCCAACGGCCATGAGATGGGCGGCGTGGTCTCCAATACCATCAGCTCGACCAACACCCCTGTATCAATGGACGAGCGCCTGCAGCTCTGGTCGAACAGCTGGGAGGTCTTTTCCTCCGCACCGATCTTCGGCTGGGGCAACAGATGGCTCGAGCGCTGGGCCGAAACCCGCTATTCCCATATCCAGTACACGCTGCTGCACAACGGATACCTGGAAATCCTGGTGCGCTACGGCCTATTCGGCGCGGCAATCATGGGCTTCATGCTCGCCACCTTCATCCGCGCTGTCTGGCGCGCCCGCAAGGCAGGCATCATCCCGCGCGCCGCATGGCACGCCTACATCGCCTGCCTTTTCTTTTTCTCATTGACGCTCCTCAGTAACTCCAACAACCGCCTGGCGATCGGCGAAAGCCTGGCCTTCGCAAGCTCCGCCTTCGCCTGCTGGTGCCATATGCGGCTGAAGGGGGAGTATTTGACGACGCCGAAGGTTGAGATGAAGGAAGCGGCCGTGAGAGCGTGAGCATGATAGTTGTACGAACGCTTCGGGTAGCTGGTTGGCATAGTGCACAGGCCGCCGTGACCGATCCGTGAGCGCCTCCAACCCGTCTTCCTTGTAGCGATTGAAGATCTTATAGCCGGTCTTACGCGAGATCCCGAACTCCCTGTCGGGCGACATGAGAAACTAACCCCCTGTCGACACTGGGAACTGCCCACTCCGCATGGATGAGGCTAACAGAAAACGAGTGGGGCCGAACCCGCGCAGGTACGGGACAATGACGCGAGCGCCTGCGTCCGCAAGACGAGACGCGACTTCGTCATAGGCGTGGGGGTCGTAAGGAAATCCGTGGCAGCTACATGCGTCCAATTCGGATTTCAAGTTCGTCCGATCCGGAATTCGTAGCCGTCCGTTTCGGAAACTCGATGCGGACACGTGCCGCTACCGGGAAGAGCAAGCGGCGGCCCGTTAGAGGCCGCTTTTCAATTCCTAAGAACCCAGCAGATTATGTCAGGCTGTACGATGCTCCACTATCAACGGCCGATGTGAGGGCGCAAAGCAATCGTCCCTCGCTCGGTTGCGACTCCATTCGTTTAAAACGACAACCCATAGCCCAAAAATGGAATCTGTTGATGTGAGGGAATCGAACCCGCGACCAGAATGGTGTGAACGCCTGGGTCCGCTTGCGCTGGAATTGGGCACGGGGCGAGAAACAGATATGAAGCCAGTCCATCGTATGGACAAAATTCGTCCATACGTATATACAGTGGTTGTCATGACAACAAGGACGTCACATGCTCAGTATCCGAGATCAGGAAGTTCGCACCCTAGCGGAAACCGTCATGCGCAAACGTGGCGCCTCCAACCTGACCGCCGCTATCAAGCTTGCGTTGCAGCACGAGATTGAGCGGGCTGACGAAGCTGTGCCCTTGAAACAGCACGTCGCGGAGATCCGTGCCCGCGCGCTTGCCAAGGCAAAACTCCCGCCGACCGCGCCCTTGACCAAAGAGGAACGCGACGCACTCTGGGGCCAATGATGTTCATCGAGACCTCGGCATTCGTCGCCATCCTTGCGGGAGAACCGGAGGCCGACTTATACCTAGCCGCAGTCGATGGCGCCGTACGCCGACAAACCGGCGCGCATGTCCGGCTTGAGGCAACCATCAACCTGGCGCGTATTCTTGGGCTAGAGATCCTTGATGCCCAAGAGATGTTCGACGCCTTTCTTCAAGCGGCCAAAATTACCGTGGTTCCAATCACCGATGCGATCGCTCGGCGCGCAGTGGAGGCTTTTGCCGTATACGGCAAAGGAAAGGGTCACCCAGCCCAACTCAATTTCGCCGACTGCCTGTCCTATGCCTGTGCGCACAGTCTCAACATACCGATCCTGTTCAAAGGTCGTGATTTTACAGAAACAGATCTCAAGAGCGCTTTACCCGACGCGAGCTGAGCCGCTTCAATCGAGCAACCGGTCAACCAAGACCGAGTGGAAGTGTCCGGGAGCCGCAGCGCCGCCAACATTCGCTACAACACCTACGCCCGAAAGGGTCGGAGCCTTTCATATCGAGCCGTCTTTATGAAATACTGAATGGCATGCTTTTGACGGAGAACGTGGCTCCTGAAAGGGGTTAGAACTTACGAACCCTGCAGTCACAAAGGTCCTCCGCCTCAAATTCGTGCCGCCTCCATTACCGCCTGAACCGTCGATCGACATGCTGGCCCAGCTGGAAAGGCTGAGCCTAGCCGAGCGGGCCTTTGGGCGCGCCATCCTCATTCGATAGGCCGATGTCGAAGGCGTCGCGAACCACCGCTTCCGCTGACCTTACCTCCTCGTCCGTCATCTTTTCGAATTCACGGCTGCGCCGCTTCTTAGAAAGCGTACCCTCGTTCTGACGGATGAAATTGATGAGGCTGGAGATCATCCCGTCCGGCATCTCAAGGAAATCCTGAATGCGTCCCTTCGCTTCATCGAAGCGCGCGAGGTGATCGATCTCATTTGGCAGGTCATGCTTGATCGTCTGTATGACGCAAGCATAGAGAAATTCCGTCAACTCCGTGTAATCCCCGAACCTATAGAGATCGGCGGTGTCGTTGACGACACTCACGTTTTTCTCCGGTGTCGGCACCCATTCGATAAAGGGCAACAGCGGTCCGGTGTAACCGCGCAGGCGCGCACTATACTCCTCCTGGCGTTCAAGAAGTACGGAAGAAATGGGAAAGATCATGCCGGCGGGCGTATATCCGCGCTCAGACAGAACATGGTGTATGAGATACCGATGCAGGCGACCGTTTCCGTCTTCGAAGGGATGGACGAAGACGAAGGCGAAGGCCATGACCGAGGCTTGAAGTACGGCATCGATCCCACTCTCCGCCATCCTGCTTCCTGCGGCTATGATCCCTGCGAGAAGATCGGTAATGTCTTCGTGCCGAGCTGAAACGAATTCGGGGAGAGGATCGTCGTTCCAGTCGCGATCGCCAATAAAGCCGCCGGCGTCTCGCAGCCCGCGCTTGATGAACCGGTTCTCCTCGATGACAATATGCTGGAGGCGCACGAGTTCGTCCACTGTGATCGGCCGCTTTCCCGCTTGGGCAACAGCCCTCATCCAACGCTCGAGGCGGCTTCGCGGTGGGCGTTCGCCTTCGATCTGGTAGGATGCCTGGCTATCCGACAGGAGCAAAAAGCTTGCCGCGCGCGTAACGATCCCCTTCCCGATCTTTCCGATGAGCTCTTTGGCTTCAGCATCCCAGCGGTGGGCGACCGTGTCGACGAGATATTCGGTGCGCCTTAATACGGGGCAGAATGTGGGTGTGCCGAGAAGATTGTCTCGCACGCGGTGGCGAGATGAATTCATAGGAGTCGATGTAAAGTAGCTCGCGGTGTCAAGCGCTTCAACATAGTTCCCCCGTTCGGCGTCCGGAATGTCAAGGCGTGTACCGGTCAACCATTCATAGAAGAACCAGATCCGACGCGTCATGCTGCTCGTCGGTTCGGCTTCGATCAGCGCTGCGATCTCACTTGCCGGGGCGATGTGAAATAGCTTTTTTAGGATCAACAGATCGATCGTCTCGTGCCTCAGTGCGAAAGACAGATGTCCAAGCAAGCTGTCCTCTGGAGCGAAGCGCTTGTCGAAGATCGTCCAATCTTCATGTGCTCTCCTCGAGCCATAGACGAAGCCCTTCGCGACGCACGAGGGGCGACGAACGGGGGCTGCAATCCCGTATTTCTGGATGAGAGCTGCATACCCAACGGGAACCGTATCCGTTGGCACGATACGCTCTTGGAAGACCGCCGGATTTGCGGGATTGGCTGTCATGCCGACTTCCTTCCTCATCGAAAAACAAGTTACATCATCGAAGGATGATTATTTTCGAGGCATAATATCGAAAATCGCTTACATCGGAAATCAATTATCCTTATCGAAAAACGCTTAGATTCGAACAATCATATCGAAAATTGATTATACCGGATATGAGCCTCATCGAAACCGCAAGTTTCGCATCGAAAATCGATTAGTAACTGAGGTCGATATAGAAAACCAATTAGAATCCTCAGCGACTGACGACCTCGGCTTTTCGCTCAACAACGCACTAAGAGAGTCATTGCCAAGTTGATGCTGCTGCGACCAACCGGCTCGCCACTGCGAAGTTCAAGTATTTGTCAATGCTCTCTATTTTCGTCGCATAATCCGCGGGCAACTACGAGGCCGTGCGACGAAAGATGGCATGCGGCCCTGGAGAGCGCTCACGTACCCCGAATTTCGCATGCACATCGGCCATTTTCCGGCTCAGTTTTCCGATGAACGAGGCGGTTCGCCCGAAGCCGAGGATTGCATGACGGCGAAACGGAATGGGGCCGCCCCGATCACGGCTTAAAATAAATCTCGCTCACCCGAAACCGCCCATCGATCCGCTTGCACTGGACAATGATATCGATCGCGACCTTGAGCAAACCACGAATATCGCTGCGCTCAAGGTCACGACCACCTTCCGACTCTTTTACGAGCAACGTCAGTTGCTCCAATGCTAGCGCCGCAGAATCGGCATGGACCGTTGTAATTGATCCAGGGTGTCCTGAATTGACATTGCGGATGTAGTAGAAGGCCGAGCCGTCGCGCAGCTCCTGTAGAAGAATGCGATCGGGTCGCATCCTGAGGCACGATTCGAGCAGATCTTTCGCACTGATTTTCGCCAGCCCCTGTTCTCCTTTCGAATAGAAAAGCCTGACGTGATTAGGCTGCGTGATCACCAGCTCCGGCGTATCCTCGATCGAGATTATCCGCTCATGCTCCGGGATATGCCGGATCAATGCCTTCGACAGGGTTGTCTTGCCGGATCCGGTCGCGCCTGAGATGATGATGTTTTTGCGCGCAAGAACCGCCGCACGTAGAAACGTCGCGTAATTGCCTGCCTTAAGAATCTTGTCCAACCTCGTATCCGAGGATTCGACATCACGGTTCGGCGAGGAGACATTGGAAAATAATCCCCCCCTTTCGAGATCAACCAACGTCAGCGTCACCGACGGCGGCTTTCTGATCGTGATGCTGACCGTGCCCTTGCTCGTTGCCGGCGGAACAATGATCTGAATCCGCTCTTCATCGGGCAAAGAGGCCGATAAGATCGGCCGGGCCTCGTCGATTGCTTGGTTCGAATAGCTTGCAATGGCCCGGGCCAGACGCATGAGCTTCTCAAAGCTAAGATCCGGCAACGCGTGGTGCCGCCATCCCTCCGCCCCCTCAGTCAGGACTTCACC
Coding sequences within it:
- a CDS encoding sugar transferase — protein: MLYTIAKRLFDFLAAFAAAIVFFIPILIVALAVRLTSRGPILYWSDRVGRKNKIFRMPKFRSMRTDTPAVATHLLKDPKIYLTPIGSFLRKSSLDELPQLWCILKGEMSIVGPRPALFNQHDLIALRTERGVDALLPGLTGWAQVNGRDELPIPEKVALDEDYLRRRSFLFDLKVIFLTALKVVRRDGVAH
- a CDS encoding O-antigen ligase family protein, which encodes MNKPHADLAAEPIGVTKASSSMAKPVAIIGGLLWLLVASPTVVESDAYRYATALLSLIALYYYIKAPIRPRTDWIGWLCMGWAFYVMARFFITFWLTPQHDIGASDWLYAFPFFFPIMGVAFLLYEELMEKIVAAYFAVVLIMLVATQHLCEVFAGETIRPLIMNNQIHGAVACGMIVIFTLFWLLHYLTDKSSDRRIARFAYIVSPFIFALCFIAIYGAKSKGVWLALGITLPLLALITLTYLRLKSGVIAIIAVAALLIAGIYGVRHNLDKTAGPTVSAAISMVENVANGHEMGGVVSNTISSTNTPVSMDERLQLWSNSWEVFSSAPIFGWGNRWLERWAETRYSHIQYTLLHNGYLEILVRYGLFGAAIMGFMLATFIRAVWRARKAGIIPRAAWHAYIACLFFFSLTLLSNSNNRLAIGESLAFASSAFACWCHMRLKGEYLTTPKVEMKEAAVRA
- a CDS encoding type II toxin-antitoxin system VapB family antitoxin is translated as MLSIRDQEVRTLAETVMRKRGASNLTAAIKLALQHEIERADEAVPLKQHVAEIRARALAKAKLPPTAPLTKEERDALWGQ
- a CDS encoding type II toxin-antitoxin system VapC family toxin, with protein sequence MFIETSAFVAILAGEPEADLYLAAVDGAVRRQTGAHVRLEATINLARILGLEILDAQEMFDAFLQAAKITVVPITDAIARRAVEAFAVYGKGKGHPAQLNFADCLSYACAHSLNIPILFKGRDFTETDLKSALPDAS
- a CDS encoding Fic family protein, which codes for MTANPANPAVFQERIVPTDTVPVGYAALIQKYGIAAPVRRPSCVAKGFVYGSRRAHEDWTIFDKRFAPEDSLLGHLSFALRHETIDLLILKKLFHIAPASEIAALIEAEPTSSMTRRIWFFYEWLTGTRLDIPDAERGNYVEALDTASYFTSTPMNSSRHRVRDNLLGTPTFCPVLRRTEYLVDTVAHRWDAEAKELIGKIGKGIVTRAASFLLLSDSQASYQIEGERPPRSRLERWMRAVAQAGKRPITVDELVRLQHIVIEENRFIKRGLRDAGGFIGDRDWNDDPLPEFVSARHEDITDLLAGIIAAGSRMAESGIDAVLQASVMAFAFVFVHPFEDGNGRLHRYLIHHVLSERGYTPAGMIFPISSVLLERQEEYSARLRGYTGPLLPFIEWVPTPEKNVSVVNDTADLYRFGDYTELTEFLYACVIQTIKHDLPNEIDHLARFDEAKGRIQDFLEMPDGMISSLINFIRQNEGTLSKKRRSREFEKMTDEEVRSAEAVVRDAFDIGLSNEDGAPKGPLG
- the virB11 gene encoding P-type DNA transfer ATPase VirB11 translates to MAEASDAGVVRELLLPLSRFLKDKSLYEIVVNRPGEVLTEGAEGWRHHALPDLSFEKLMRLARAIASYSNQAIDEARPILSASLPDEERIQIIVPPATSKGTVSITIRKPPSVTLTLVDLERGGLFSNVSSPNRDVESSDTRLDKILKAGNYATFLRAAVLARKNIIISGATGSGKTTLSKALIRHIPEHERIISIEDTPELVITQPNHVRLFYSKGEQGLAKISAKDLLESCLRMRPDRILLQELRDGSAFYYIRNVNSGHPGSITTVHADSAALALEQLTLLVKESEGGRDLERSDIRGLLKVAIDIIVQCKRIDGRFRVSEIYFKP